DNA from Triticum aestivum cultivar Chinese Spring chromosome 7D, IWGSC CS RefSeq v2.1, whole genome shotgun sequence:
ACATGGAGGATAAGAAAAAAGGGACGGAGTGGACTCTCATACAAGAGCCAACATCTACACGTGCTCCTACATGAAAAGAGTAAATGAAacgaaaaataaaacaaaaaaagacaaAGGGAAACAAATACCTAACTTAGTAACCAACATATATGAGTGATTATAATACTAGATCTTGATAACAAGGCAGTCTTATATAACGAGTTGATGGATGCATTATTGGCCTTGATCTTATAGGTAACACAATTCATCATCCTTTTTTAGCGGGTCATCCAAATGGCCTTTATGGCCCCATCCACAAGCAAGTACCGATCCACGGGTAACCAAAATCGTAACAGACCAGACCTACCTCCACATGGTGAAAATATTGTCAAACTACTTCTTTCGTCTTAGTTTATTGACACCCCTCGCATttttggtcaaactttgaccaCATTAAACTAGGAAATACTTTGCTGTTCACAAATATAATATGTTTTGACTTTTTATGAATCttatgtatatagacacattttagtgtgtttgttctcTCATTTTAGTCTATATGTAGtccatataaaatatccaaaacatcatATATTTGTGAATGAGGGAGTAGAAGTTATGTGGCAGAACAATAGAATTcgtctggattggagggtttgaaggataataaatgctcattaacttcattttagtctctttagtatttggatccaagcatgggtgaggctagcaagttttagtcccactacttttagtcatgagactaaaacgtatccaagcaccctcttattaATTGGTGAAACCTTTCATCATCGTTAAATATATTTAGGTGGTCGCTGAATGTCACTGGTGAACGCTTGGGATTATATTAACGTGCCGCCGCAGTCTGAGTAAAGTCTTGCCTTGTCGACAACCTCGCAGGTCTCTAGTTATTGGGGAGCATGACGATGGAGTACCCTTATCACGAGCTCGACTGCCGCCGGCGGCACGTCCCGGTACCTCGAGAGAAGATGGATCTGCTGATCCATCCAACAACATCGACCTCCCGTAGATGTGTGCCATTTTGAGCAACGTGCTTCCTTTCTTTTATGGACCTGCCTTTGTTCGTCCAGCATGATTGGTGACGGACAAGCTTGTCAGGGGGTCATTTGGACCTTGCATATGATTACGATGGTCTCAGGCAGCAGCTGCAATATTAAGGCTGGAGACCGTACCTGGATATGCTGCGCACCATTGAGCTCCGGTCGGTCACCATTAATTGTAATGAACAAAGGAATAAAAATGGCTGAGCTGAGTCAGAGGCTGCCTGGACCTTCAACAGTAGTACGTATTACAAGTGTCCATGTACGACTGGAGGCCGTACGCTGCCCGTAGCAGCTAGCCCGGCCGCAAAATCTCATCCAGATCCCCCTCGCAGCTACAATGCGACCCCTCGTTAATTGCATACGAACATACTGTCGAAAATgtatggttgtgtgcatcacaaTGATGCATATGGTGCTGGTTTCAATCTCTTTTTCTTTTAAGAATACGACCGACACATGTAAAACCATATCTAGTGGCAACTCTTCGAGTATACCACAACGAACATGTGAATTTACCGTAGTTGATAACTTTGACAATTAATGTCATGTCTACAGGAATTGAGTTAGTTTGAAGGAACGCTGGGAACATGACACGAGGTCGGTAGATCCAGTCGGTGGGGGGAAAATTCCGTAAGTCTAGCATTCCCGAGTTATGACCGTGTGTGAACTGGTTTGCCATTGTGAATAATGTAAAAAACATGTGTCACAAACGTGCATGTCACTCAAGTTAACATCTAGTTAAAATACGACATACCATGAGAGCTTTACCGCTGACGGGTTGAGACAATAGCTTGTTTCTTTTTATGATACCACTATTGTGGACTGCTTGACATTGCCATCAAACTTGTTGTTGTACTTTTCGAATGGGACGGAAGGAACACCCAAAAGCATCACTATGGCGAGTTTAGTTCTTGCCCTCCGACGTGTCCAGCCCCGACCAATGAATCATGCTGACTTGTTCAACATGAATCAACACGAATATTATTTGACCTACGTGCTTGCAACAGGTGAACTTATCGTCAAAACCCGTCAATGGTGTTGTCAAACTGTGTGGTCAACTTGCCACCGATGGGTTCACTAACGGGGTTGGATGACACCATGTTGGTAGTGAGTTCTAGTGAAATGCCACTTACCGATAGACCGGTTACCACTAGCAGGCACCACCGTTGATGTCCTGACACCACACGTGCGCATGTGTGCCACAAACATGCTCATAAACATGTGTGCACACATCTCTCGTGCTTTGTGGTAGCACTTACATGGTAGATGGTACACACTTTCAGCATTTTGGGCTTGCACATCGGACAATAGTTCCCTCATCGACTAGCTCCAAGCGTCTCTTCTCCTGTGTGCCACGCCGCCTtttcctccttgacttgatcatcaCTGCCACGATTCACCTGTTCCTGAGCACCTGCTCCACCCCCAAGTCGAGCAATACAACAACCCTCCCNNNNNNNNNNNNNNNNNNNNNNNNNNNNNNNNNNNNNNNNNNNNNNNNNNNNNNNNNNNNNNNNNNNNNNNNNNNNNNNNNNNNNNNNNNNNNNNNNNNNNNNNNNNNNNNNNNNNNNNNNNNNNNNNNNNNNNNNNNNNNNNNNNNNNNNNNNNNNNNNNNNNNNNNNNNNNNNNNNNNNNNNNNNNNNNNNNNNNNNNNNNNNNNNNNNNNNNNNNNNNNNNNNNNNNNNNNNNNNNNNNNNNNNNNNNNNNNNNNNNNNNNNNNNNNNNNNNNNNNNNNNNNNNNNNNNNNNNNNNNNNNNNNNNNNNNNNNNNNNNNNNNNNNNNNNNNNNNNNNNNNNNNNNNNNNNNNNNNNNNNNNNNNNNNNNNNNNNNNNNNNNNNNNNNNNNNNNNNNNNNNNNNNNNNNNNNNNNNNNNNNNNNNNNNNNNNNNNNNNNNNNNNNNNNNNGGTCATTCGCAGAACTAGCCTTGCCATCTCCTATATCCCTAGCTCAGTATAGGATTGTACTCTATGAGATTGTGTCACTAGAGATTTTTAGCAAAACAAACAAGGCGAGAGTATAAGAAAGTGTTTTGCGAGACTATTTCTTATGATTTTGTAAAGTTACGATAAAGGTTCCAATATCTGGCAAACTTGCATGAACGATATTTATCCAAAAAGGATGCACCGAGTAATGCCAACGATGATGTTAATTTTTTTTTCAAGCTACATCAACAGATCCATTTTTTGCTCCCCATCTTGTTTATTATTAATGCGGGTATGTTACCTATCTTTGCAATAGTTCTAAGGTGTACAGTCAAGTTCAAGGTGTCTTCTGCATCGTGTGGAAGACGAGTTATCTGGACTCAGCTCCGCTGACGTACTGCAGGGTGCAGTtggctcactgacaggtgggccaacctaCTTCTGGGCCCACATATCAGGGGCCCAACTGCTCCCTACAATACGTCAGAGGAACCTCGTCCGAGTTATCTATACTTCGACATGTTAATGATATTATACTCTTTTGGGGGATTTGAGTAAGAAGCTAATTTAAAGATTCTTTTGAGTGTCGAACAACTTTTGGGTCATAAGATTACTTTTTACAATTTATTGCCTCGGGGAGGCTAAATAGCACAAGAAAGAGACTATTTAACAAACACTAGGAATACACAGAAATTCGTACATTTGTTTTCAGAGATGTCTTAAAGGGATAGTAGTCCGAAAAAATTTGTATGGAAGATAACTAGTACTCCGTGTAAAGTTGTACTAAAACAGCGACGCTTATTGTGGGATAGAAGGAGCACTTATCAACACGGTGTTGACCAATGTCCTTAGTTTCACAATGTCTCCTACATGCCCGTAAAGTGAACATTCAGACTTATATAGATCCAGATTTTTGTGGCAACGTCATTAGCCGCCAAGATCATATAGATATAGTCTGATGATTTGCGAAATATAGTGTCAATCCAAGAACCAGGAAGGTCTAGACCTTGAAAACAAATGTCCAATAAACTACAAGAACGCTGACATGAATCCAACGCATACACAGCAGGACCTTGAAACAAATGGTTGTAGCTAGACTATAACATACCTAGCACCGGAAAGGGGTGCGGACCATGGATACTGAAAGGGTTTGCTCGATCTGGCAACCGGTTACAGCCAGAGAGACAAGTCCAGCTCGTGGTCGCGCTCCCATGAGCTCCTGCCGCGCTTGTACGCCACGGAGCCTGCTGCAGGCTCCCCGGAGATCCGGGAAATGGCAGCAGCCCTCCACGCGTCCCGGCGGAGCTTGGTGACGGCGCGCTCTAGCTTATGTGCGTTCTGATGACCGCCGAGCGCCTGCGCATTGCGGAACTTGCGGTCACAATAGACGCACTGGAAGAAGCCGGGGCGTGGCCGGGCCGGCGCCACGCACACGGCAAGGGCAAGGGTGAGCTCGAGGCTGAGATCCTCCTTCGCACTGCTGGCCGCTTGCTCCATTGTTGTCGTATCGTATATGGCTGTGTGTGTGAGGCGAGCTAGCTAAGTTCATCCAAATCTGGAGAGCACAACTCGGACGGCCGGGGTGTGGTGATGACTGGGAGGACGACGTACGGCCGCCCGAATATTATGTCATACTACAAATTGTGTGTGCTCAGTCAGCTGATTGGCGACCAACGTGGCCCTGCATGGCCCAATGCGCATTGGCGCCGAGATGGTAGCTTTTCGGCCATATGCTCCCATTCATATCGTGCGTGCTAAACTTGACTGCAGGAGTAACGACAGCCTAAATTATTTCCTGGGGTCGTGTCAGATCCACGCGTTGGCGTTCATGAATGCATGCGTGCCCACGTTAATTAATTAGCTTCTGGGGTGAGTACAGTTCATTGTCCATTTCACACAAGGATAACTTACGTATCAAAATTACGTGTATGCCACTCACCCCACTCAAATGACAAGCATGCGTGGTGCTACGCTCCAAGGGAATTTCCTTGTGTGTGTGCCCGTGCTTTCCTACTTCTCACCTCCCTTATTTTTCTTATCCATGTTCTTATCAGAAAGAAGACACTTTCCATTTCCTTCTCGATCTTCTTGGCTAGCTTGTGGTGGTCCCTCTGTTATTTGAAACTTCTTTTTACTCCATCCGGTCATTTTTACCCTGCATATAAATTTGTCCAAAGTCAAACTTTGAAAAGTTTAATCAACTTTAGAGAGAAAGATATCAATATTCACAATCGAATTCAATATCACTGGATGCGTCATGAATTTAATTATCACATTGTATAACTTTAGTTTTGTagttgttgatattttttcatgtAAATGTGGTCAAAATTTATGTAGTTTGACTTCacacaaatcttatatgcagagtaaaaaggaccggaggcaGTTGAATACTCTTTTATTTAGGTTTTTTTAAATACTCTGTTACCTGGCCCCTAACTAATCTCCCATCATTGTTGGGCTTGCTTACACGACCCATCCAAGCAAGTGTGGACTAGGTGTGCTGGGCCTGCTCATAAGACTGGTCAAACTCTTAGTGCACATGATTCTTGGTCACCATGTATATGGAGCTCCTATTACCCGACCTAGGGAAAGCCAATTTCTATTTGGCATTTATAGCGCGAAATACAGTTTGTGTAAAAGGTGCACACCCTCTAGCAAGTAGGTTGCATACTGGGCCGGCCCATATAGAACATATCATTGAGTTTCTATTCTAGCTGGTTTTGTGAAAATATGAGAATATTTTACTCGTGTATTTCTTTTGTTTCCTTCTGGGTTTTTTTTTCATTCTTCACTTTCTTTTCTCATTTATTCATTCTTGTCAATttcttcaaattcgtgaacttttagTAAAATTCATGATTTTATTAAACCAATGACTTTCCAAAATTCACAAAAATAATTAAATGTGTGAACTTTCTTCAAATTCctgcttttattttcaaattttggGAACTTTTGTTCAAATAAATGagcctttaaaaactcatgaaCCTTTTCAAGTTtgcgatttttttttcaaattcattagTTTTGCTAATGCATGAGtttgttttcaaattcatgatcttTTTCAAGATTTTAAAAGTCAACAGTCAATGGGTAAAAGTCAACAGTCAATGGGCCGGCGCAATAGAACAGGCGCGTGAGCGTTGGCTAACCAACTGGCGAAAACGGCTCTGTATAGAGCCCCTCCCATGTTACGTGTTTTGAGCCAGCCCATTGGTGTGAGGTACGCATTTGTTtctctttccttctttttttttgttttccaaacgTATATTTGGGCTTTTCGAAATTCTAAAAAACTTAAAAATAAAATTTTAACATTCTTATGAATAGGAAAATATTTTAGGATTTGAAAAGTTCTTATCGGATTTGAAAAATTGTTAATGAATTTCAAAaaaacatgtattttaaaaattattagaatttaaaaatgtCTAAAATTTTGATAATTGTTCCTGgatttcatgaatttaaaaattgtTTCCCAATTagaaaaaatcataaatttcaagAAAAATCCTGCATTTTATAAAATGTTGGTAAATTTGAATAAAGTACctgtattttaaaaaatattcatgaatttaaaaattgtTCCTTTATTTCTAAATTTTTTAACGAATTTAGAATATGTCCCCAAATTTcaataaatgttcatgaatttgcaaTTCTTCTTGTATTTCATACGATTTTCATGGATTTAAAAATTGTTTCTGAATATAATTGTTTTATGAATTTAAAATTGTTTCTGCATgtcaaaaaatgtttgaaattttcaaaaatgtttaaaaaattGAAAATGGTTTGTATATACCAAAAAATGTTTGTTTCTTTGATAATTGATCCTGTATTTCAAAAAATGTGCccaaatttgaaaaatatattCCTGAATTTGAGAAAATATTCAAGAATTTTGAAGTTTTTTTCGTATTTAGAAAGTTGACATGGGTATGAAAAATGGTCTCGGAATTCACGAAATTGTTTAGAATTTGAAATTTTCCTTGATTTTTAAGAAGtttacaaattt
Protein-coding regions in this window:
- the LOC123163989 gene encoding uncharacterized protein, with amino-acid sequence MEQAASSAKEDLSLELTLALAVCVAPARPRPGFFQCVYCDRKFRNAQALGGHQNAHKLERAVTKLRRDAWRAAAISRISGEPAAGSVAYKRGRSSWERDHELDLSLWL